The DNA region ATCTGGTAGTCGGTCTGCCAGTTGAAATCGAACCGCGGGATGTCGAGCAGAATTTCCCGCGCGCCGTCCGGATATTGCGCCTCGAAACGGAACGTCTTGCCGCGCAGATGCATGTGCGGGCTCAGGGCATAGAGCAGCGAATCCTCGTCGAACACGTAGCTCGCCTCGACCGGATAGTCGGCCTCCTGCGGCGGGATCGTGAACTGGGTGTTGGCCACCATCACGACCGACAACTGTTTCTTGACCTGGGCCGGATCGGCGAAGGTGAGCGCGATCGAGCTGCGGTCGGGCTGCGCGGTGCCGTTCGACGTGTAGTGCATCTCAAAGACGAACTGCGATCCGGCCGGCACGTATAGCGCTTGCCCCTTCCACGACACGTCTTCCACCGGGCGCTTGCCGGGCGCATAGCCGGCCACGACGTTGATTCGATCGTTCAGTTCGAGCTTCCAGGTCATCAGCCCCGGAGGCTTGAAATAGACCGTCACGTGATGCACGACGGCCGGGTTGCCCGGGCGGGCCTCGGCGGCCTGGATCCACTTGTCCTCGGTGAAGTGCGGATCGGCCACGAACCATTGGTATTCGACGGCGCCCTCGGCCGGAACGGTAAACGGCCGATCGCTCATGTAGACCACCTGGTCCGGATTGGGAATCTGCCAGCCCTCGACGAATTTGCGCGGCGGCGGCAGTTCGGCAGGGTCGCCCTCGGGCGCGCCCTGGTCGACCCAGGCGCGGACGAGCTCCAATTCCTCGTCCGACAACCGCGCCTCGCCGATCCAATCGCCATACTCGGGACTCGCGTGCCAGGGCGGCATCCGGCGCTGCTCGACCACCTCGCCGATCATCTCGCTCCAGCCGGCGACGTCGTCGTAAGTCAACAGCGGAAACGGCCCGATCTGCCCCGGCCGATGACACTCCTGGCAGCGTTGCTGGAACAGCCGGGAGATTTGCCGGGACCAGGTCACGGTCGGCGCCGCGCTCACCGGGCGCACCCGGCCGATCCGGCAGCCCGGCGCCTGGGTCACCGGGACCACGACTTCGCGCCCCGCGAGCAAGGCATCGAGCGCCGCGCGCAGCTCTTGGCTGGCCGCGTGGTCGCGCTGCGTGCCGACG from Pirellulales bacterium includes:
- a CDS encoding redoxin domain-containing protein encodes the protein MLARLCSIDRCRVVVALALLFLAARPALAAVPDPQSAGIGRVVDDFQLPDARGAQRKLSDLTAGHDVVVVVFLGTECPMARLYAPLLSRMAGEYGKRRVAFLAVDSNRQDSLVEMLHYARVYDLTIPFLRDGGNAVADLFAAERTPEVFVLDRERKIRYRGRIDDRYGVGTQRDHAASQELRAALDALLAGREVVVPVTQAPGCRIGRVRPVSAAPTVTWSRQISRLFQQRCQECHRPGQIGPFPLLTYDDVAGWSEMIGEVVEQRRMPPWHASPEYGDWIGEARLSDEELELVRAWVDQGAPEGDPAELPPPRKFVEGWQIPNPDQVVYMSDRPFTVPAEGAVEYQWFVADPHFTEDKWIQAAEARPGNPAVVHHVTVYFKPPGLMTWKLELNDRINVVAGYAPGKRPVEDVSWKGQALYVPAGSQFVFEMHYTSNGTAQPDRSSIALTFADPAQVKKQLSVVMVANTQFTIPPQEADYPVEASYVFDEDSLLYALSPHMHLRGKTFRFEAQYPDGAREILLDIPRFDFNWQTDYQMREPKRVPAGTKVFCTATFDNSAENLANPDPGQTVRWGDQTWEEMMIGGMAIAPADQDLAAGIGKPAMVINSRPSPARVALAAVAGLVGLGMLTGLLAWFVQRWRHPLVAASAS